The Hyphococcus flavus genome contains a region encoding:
- a CDS encoding class II aldolase/adducin family protein, which produces MSADGNANDALGQAPGFSMPDPQSLPSLKGKVSDEEWRLRCDLAATYRLAALYGWDDMIFTHISVRCPDEGGKERFLINPYGVFFDEMTASSLLKIDVDGNKVDESPYFANAAGFTIHSALHMARDDAHAVLHLHSPYGVAVSAQQGGLKRYTQFAMIVHDDLAYHDYEGIATDLDERERLVKDLGNHNFFMLRNHGTLTVGPNCAIAFLRMYFLEQACKTQILAQSDTKEPLEEKPAMGAKVLQQGAPAFVPGLGDNLAWPGLIRKLNRENPGFDV; this is translated from the coding sequence ATGAGTGCTGACGGCAACGCAAATGACGCCCTTGGTCAGGCGCCGGGCTTTTCCATGCCTGATCCGCAAAGCCTGCCATCGCTTAAAGGCAAGGTCAGCGATGAGGAGTGGCGATTGAGGTGTGACCTTGCCGCCACCTATCGTCTCGCCGCCCTCTACGGTTGGGACGATATGATCTTCACGCACATATCCGTGCGTTGCCCTGATGAAGGCGGAAAAGAACGTTTTCTGATTAATCCGTATGGGGTGTTTTTTGATGAGATGACCGCGTCGTCGCTGTTGAAGATCGATGTCGACGGCAACAAAGTGGATGAAAGCCCTTACTTCGCGAATGCTGCCGGATTTACCATTCATTCCGCGCTACACATGGCGAGAGACGATGCCCATGCAGTGCTGCACCTGCATTCGCCTTACGGCGTTGCCGTGTCGGCCCAGCAAGGCGGGTTAAAACGATACACGCAGTTCGCTATGATCGTTCACGACGATCTCGCCTATCATGACTATGAAGGCATCGCGACCGACCTTGATGAGCGCGAACGGCTTGTCAAAGACCTTGGCAACCATAATTTTTTCATGCTGCGCAATCACGGTACGCTCACGGTTGGTCCGAACTGCGCCATCGCTTTCTTGCGGATGTATTTTCTTGAGCAAGCTTGCAAGACGCAAATTCTCGCGCAGTCCGACACGAAAGAGCCTTTAGAGGAAAAGCCGGCCATGGGCGCCAAAGTGCTGCAACAGGGCGCGCCGGCGTTCGTTCCCGGCCTCGGTGATAATCTCGCCTGGCCCGGACTGATCCGCAAACTTAACCGCGAAAACCCAGGGTTTGATGTTTAG
- a CDS encoding pyridoxal phosphate-dependent aminotransferase, which yields MSEFRSSAALARVKPSPTLAVTQKARELKAAGRDIISLGAGEPDFDTPDFVKEAAIKAIRDGKTKYTAVDGIPELKEAIIAKFKRDNDLSYDASQITVAPGGKAVLYNALVATLNPGDEVIIPAPYWVSYPDMALLAGGEPVFVEAGAETNFKLTPETLEKAITPRTKWFIFNSPSNPTGAAYSRDELKALTDVLLKHPDIWVMTDDMYEHIVYGGFEFTTPAQIEPALYDRTLTVNGASKAYAMTGWRIGYAGGPQPLIKAMSKVMSQSTSNPCSISQWASVAALNGDQSFLDERNAAFKARRDMVVDMLNDADGISCAKPEGAFYVYPSCAGVIGKKTPDGAVISNDEDFARELLEAEGVAAVFGAAFGLAPFFRVSYAASTEELREACTRIHRFASSLR from the coding sequence ATGAGTGAATTTCGTTCCTCCGCCGCGCTGGCGCGAGTAAAGCCTTCCCCCACACTTGCTGTCACGCAGAAAGCACGAGAATTAAAAGCAGCCGGTCGGGACATTATCTCACTTGGCGCCGGCGAACCGGATTTCGATACGCCCGATTTTGTCAAGGAAGCAGCGATCAAGGCGATCCGCGACGGCAAGACCAAATATACCGCCGTGGACGGCATCCCTGAATTAAAAGAAGCGATCATCGCGAAGTTCAAACGCGATAATGACCTTTCATACGACGCATCACAGATTACCGTCGCGCCCGGCGGCAAGGCTGTTCTTTACAACGCTCTTGTTGCAACGCTGAACCCGGGCGATGAAGTCATCATACCAGCGCCTTATTGGGTTTCTTATCCGGACATGGCCTTGCTTGCCGGCGGCGAACCGGTTTTCGTAGAAGCTGGCGCTGAAACCAATTTCAAACTCACTCCAGAGACGCTTGAAAAAGCCATCACACCGCGCACCAAGTGGTTCATTTTCAATTCGCCATCCAATCCCACAGGAGCCGCCTACTCCCGCGATGAACTGAAAGCGCTGACGGACGTTCTTTTAAAACACCCAGATATCTGGGTCATGACCGATGATATGTATGAGCATATTGTCTATGGCGGATTTGAGTTCACAACCCCTGCGCAAATTGAACCGGCGCTTTATGATCGTACACTGACGGTTAACGGTGCATCCAAAGCGTACGCGATGACGGGCTGGCGCATTGGTTATGCGGGCGGCCCGCAGCCGCTGATCAAAGCCATGTCAAAAGTCATGTCGCAATCGACGTCTAACCCATGCTCCATCAGCCAGTGGGCGAGCGTCGCGGCGCTGAACGGCGACCAGTCATTCCTTGACGAACGCAACGCCGCGTTCAAGGCGCGCCGTGACATGGTGGTTGATATGCTGAATGACGCAGACGGCATTTCATGCGCAAAACCGGAAGGCGCATTCTACGTCTATCCCTCCTGCGCCGGCGTAATCGGCAAAAAGACGCCGGACGGCGCCGTCATCAGCAATGACGAGGATTTCGCCCGCGAATTGCTTGAGGCTGAGGGCGTCGCCGCCGTTTTCGGGGCAGCGTTTGGTTTAGCGCCCTTCTTCAGGGTTTCTTACGCCGCCTCGACTGAAGAGCTTCGGGAAGCCTGTACGCGAATCCACCGCTTTGCGTCATCGCTGCGCTGA
- the egtB gene encoding ergothioneine biosynthesis protein EgtB yields the protein MPLDLPAAHAAATIRESFTRVRGDSERLIKPLTPEDCMIQSMPEASPAKWNLAHTSWFFETFILKSHAAGYRPYHNDFGYLFNSYYNQIGERHPRAERGMLSRPSLEDVLSYRAHVDEAVVRLLERADDETLAAIAPLIVLGCAHEEQHQELLLTDLQHGLYQNALMPAVYKYDNDDLVEAPALDWREMEGGVCNIGWEGEGFSFDNEGPRHKVYLHPFELSNRPVTNAEFIAFIEDGGYQNPVHWLSDAWDVVNKEEWQCPLYWRKADDGWRQYSLFGEAPVNPHAPVCHVSFYEADAYASWAGVRLPTEFEWEAAASLFPLKGRFLQNGSPRRPAPAEGDDKLVQLFGDVWEWTASPYIAYPGFAPPAGAVGEYNGKFMSGQMVLKGGSCATPEGHLRVSYRNFFYPWMRWQFSGFRLARDCK from the coding sequence ATGCCCCTCGATTTACCCGCCGCTCATGCCGCCGCGACTATACGGGAAAGTTTTACCCGCGTCAGGGGCGACAGTGAAAGGCTCATAAAACCGCTCACGCCTGAGGACTGCATGATACAGTCCATGCCCGAGGCGAGCCCGGCAAAGTGGAACCTTGCCCACACAAGCTGGTTTTTCGAGACCTTTATTCTCAAATCTCATGCGGCTGGTTATCGGCCCTATCATAATGATTTCGGATATTTGTTTAATTCTTATTACAACCAAATCGGCGAACGGCATCCGCGGGCTGAACGAGGCATGCTTTCCAGGCCTTCGTTAGAAGATGTTTTGTCATACCGGGCGCATGTGGACGAGGCTGTTGTGCGCCTCTTGGAAAGGGCGGACGATGAAACTCTCGCCGCCATAGCGCCTTTGATTGTGCTGGGCTGCGCCCATGAAGAACAGCATCAGGAATTATTGCTCACTGATCTTCAGCACGGTCTTTATCAAAATGCGCTGATGCCGGCTGTCTATAAATATGACAATGACGATTTGGTTGAGGCGCCGGCGCTGGACTGGCGTGAGATGGAAGGCGGCGTTTGCAATATTGGCTGGGAAGGAGAGGGGTTTTCATTCGATAACGAAGGGCCTCGCCACAAAGTTTATCTGCACCCGTTTGAGCTATCCAACCGGCCCGTCACAAATGCGGAGTTCATCGCCTTTATTGAAGACGGCGGTTATCAAAACCCTGTGCATTGGTTGTCTGATGCATGGGATGTCGTCAACAAGGAAGAATGGCAATGCCCTCTTTACTGGCGCAAGGCGGATGACGGGTGGCGTCAATACTCGCTATTTGGCGAGGCGCCCGTTAATCCGCATGCACCCGTTTGTCATGTGAGTTTTTACGAGGCGGATGCTTATGCAAGCTGGGCAGGCGTTAGGCTGCCCACGGAGTTTGAATGGGAAGCCGCGGCCTCACTTTTTCCGCTGAAAGGCAGATTTCTTCAGAACGGTTCTCCGCGCCGTCCCGCTCCGGCCGAGGGAGATGACAAACTGGTGCAGCTTTTCGGCGACGTTTGGGAATGGACAGCGTCTCCTTACATTGCTTATCCGGGTTTTGCGCCGCCCGCCGGCGCCGTTGGTGAGTATAACGGCAAGTTCATGTCCGGGCAGATGGTGCTGAAGGGCGGCTCATGTGCGACGCCGGAAGGGCATCTGCGTGTGAGTTACCGGAATTTCTTCTATCCGTGGATGCGCTGGCAATTTTCAGGTTTCCGGCTTGCGCGCGACTGCAAGTAA
- a CDS encoding Dps family protein → MSTVDIGLAENARNAVAEALNATLADTYSLYMKTHAYHWNVTGPQFHTLHVMFEEQYREMWAALDEIAERVRALGVFAPTSGKQFADLSAIDNADTKPPAAGEMVKRLLSDHETLIKRAREGLSTAEDAGDAASADLLTVRIQTHEKTAWMLRSMAQ, encoded by the coding sequence ATGTCGACCGTTGATATTGGCCTTGCAGAGAACGCGCGTAACGCCGTCGCAGAGGCGCTCAATGCGACGCTGGCCGACACCTATTCTCTGTATATGAAGACCCACGCCTATCACTGGAATGTTACAGGCCCGCAATTCCACACGCTCCACGTCATGTTTGAGGAGCAATATCGTGAAATGTGGGCGGCGCTCGATGAAATAGCGGAACGCGTCCGCGCACTTGGCGTTTTCGCACCTACAAGCGGTAAACAGTTCGCTGATCTTTCCGCGATTGATAATGCAGACACCAAGCCGCCAGCTGCTGGAGAAATGGTCAAACGACTGCTCTCAGACCATGAAACGCTGATTAAGCGCGCCCGCGAGGGTCTTTCCACAGCAGAAGACGCTGGAGACGCAGCCAGCGCGGACTTGCTTACCGTTCGCATCCAGACGCACGAGAAAACAGCATGGATGCTGCGTTCGATGGCTCAGTAA
- a CDS encoding c-type cytochrome: MTKNSLAIAAFILLASCGQDASSAGDSAAAAQSSSAETELSPAEMGRRIFSQETCATCHTVDEGGANRIGPNLFGVYGRQAGQVEGFAYTNALAQSDVIWDDASLDAFLENPQGFMRGNRMAYVGQRDAEKRAAMIAYIKTLTSDAD, from the coding sequence GTGACCAAAAATTCTCTCGCCATCGCCGCTTTCATCCTGCTCGCCAGTTGCGGACAGGACGCCTCCAGCGCAGGCGATAGCGCCGCCGCCGCTCAGTCATCGAGCGCAGAGACCGAATTGAGCCCGGCTGAAATGGGCCGGCGCATTTTCAGCCAGGAGACTTGCGCCACTTGCCATACTGTTGATGAAGGCGGCGCAAACCGCATCGGCCCCAATCTTTTCGGCGTTTATGGGCGGCAGGCCGGACAGGTGGAAGGCTTCGCCTACACCAACGCCCTCGCCCAATCGGATGTGATTTGGGACGACGCTTCACTGGACGCATTTCTGGAAAATCCACAAGGCTTCATGCGCGGCAATCGCATGGCTTATGTGGGTCAGCGCGATGCAGAAAAACGCGCAGCGATGATCGCTTACATCAAAACACTGACGTCTGACGCTGACTAA